Proteins co-encoded in one Scatophagus argus isolate fScaArg1 chromosome 11, fScaArg1.pri, whole genome shotgun sequence genomic window:
- the heg1 gene encoding protein HEG, with product METWFLNHVLGLSLSVLLLGLPGPLGAGTPSNNSTDSVTAGLYYSAATDELNDMENNATSTSHSSESSSPSQRNILLTHTAEAHTAAAGNFDTEQTQTSTETSSRLLDAIGLSTELLTSTLVGSTTEASSSSSSSSSSSSSSSSRDWEDLVNTDQASNSSLAVSWEPSSSMMTEEARHPPESPDTTLRQRDASPLMSHTAVHTDGAYTSTTISRAGERTLLSVTSYSSNSTSFAFTEDFNSHQPPSSWGTSARATETEEYTHSAPSTSTDSGDTTDQHMTHSFKGMFSETGRPEASRGTQSLNGQPNATQHQHASTSEETSDSTPPLRVTELSTDQSEVSVSSTPPVTSLAEGSANVSETEQGSGSFVGTSTQSSTEDHSSSIQDQEATEGLPFQTSEQNVGLGLTTGPPTVSSSTSELDGSLTDTSVLVTEVFVTTAPVTATERPHITEENTFKATAPATTTTTSPLPATSSPRLSSTSSSFAPGSPTEATILYTAPSTPVSTVALQTSAVYPTHHAPSSQTQGPSTGMANPTNATILQTETSTSTLGITTAHSQDVTTTYTPSTPTKNTEAVQTTGKQTTGKGTTELVVTTAPTDIRSTKAPPTPRNPCLSSPCMNGGMCGSHKGHQFTCHCQQAWTGSTCDQDIDECERDPCPVGSRCVNTRGSFSCECPLGFDLEDGRTCTRAKTFLGTFTVNRLPHDPVFFKSNTMHEIHREIIHLLNASLSVLRGYSRSLLSKKEEDGLHISAVNMFSISADVTSAEVYNSIQMFLSNCSSSVAHCRMVLLHQLTYHEESLCVAQKTQCNMERSACTDHSGTAHCQCLQGYYKHNPDDLSCLECGDGYKLENGTCVPCTFGFGGFNCGNFYKLIAVVVSPAGGALLLILIIALIVTCCKKDKNDINKIIFKSGDMQMSPYVDFPKSNRISMEWGRETIEMQENGSTKNLLQMTDIYYSPALRNSDLERNGLYPFTGLPGSRHSCIYPAQWNPSFISDDSRRRDYF from the exons acactgaGCAGACACAAACCTCCACAGAAACAAGCAGCAGGTTATTAGATGCCATAGGTCTGTCTACTGAGCTACTCACCTCCACCCTTGTTGGATCCACTACtgaggccagcagcagcagcagcagcagcagcagcagcagcagcagcagcagcagcagggactgGGAGGACCTTGTTAACACAGACCAGGCATCAAACTCCTCTCTTGCTGTATCCTGGGAGCCTAGTTCCTCGATGATGACAGAGGAGGCCAGACATCCTCCGGAGAGCCCAGACACCACCCTCCGACAACGAGATGCTTCACCCTTGATGTCCCACACAGCCGTCCACACTGATGGCGCCTACACTTCCACCACCATCAGCCGAGCTGGGGAGAGGACCCTGCTGTCTGTCACCTCTTATTCCAGCAACAGCACCTCCTTTGCTTTTACAGAGGACTTCAACTCACATCAGCCCCCATCTAGCTGGGGGACTTCTGCCAGAGCTACAGAGACTGAGGAGTACACCCACAGTGCCCCATCCACCAGCACTGACAGCGGGGACACGACAGACCAGCACATGACCCACTCCTTTAAGGGGATGTTCTCGGAGACCGGGAGACCAGAAGCGTCCAGAGGAACCCAGAGTTTAAATGGACAACCTAATGCCACCCAACATCAGCATGCCTCAACGTCAGAGGAGACCTCTGACTCGACACCACCTCTCAGAGTGACAGAGCTCAGTACCGACCAATCTGAAGTGTCCGTTTCCTCCACACCTCCCGTCACCTCACTTGCAGAAGGTTCTGCAAACGTTTCAGAGACAGAACAAGGATCAGGTTCTTTTGTTGGAACCTCCACTCAGTCCTCCACTGAAGACCACAGCTCCAGCATTCAGGACCAGGAGGCCACTGAGGGGCTTCCGTTCCAGACCAGTGAGCAAAATGTGGGCTTGGGTCTGACTACGGGACCCCCTACAGTCAGCAGTAGTACATCTGAACTGGACGGCTCTCTAACAGACACCTCGGTGCTGGTTACTGAGGTCTTTGTCACCACCGCACCTGTCACTGCCACAGAAAG ACCGCATataacagaggaaaacactTTCAAAGCCACTGCccctgccaccaccaccaccacatctCCCCTCCCTGCAACCTCGTCCCCCAGGCTCAGTAGCACCAGCAGTAGCTTTGCTCCGGGTTCACCTACAGAGGCCACCATCTTGTACACTGCACCCTCCACCCCAGTCTCCACTGTTGCCCTTCAAACCAGTGCAGTGTACCCAACACACCATGCACCATCCAGCCAAACCCAGGGACCCTCAACTGGGATGGCTAACCCCACAAATGCCACcatcctgcagacagaaacaagcaCAAGCACCCTGGGAATCACCACAGCTCATAGCCAGGACGTCACCACCACCTACACCCCCAGCACCCCAACCAAGAATACAGAGGCTGTGCAGACCACCGGGAAACAGACAACAGGCAAAGGGACGACAGAGCTGGTGGTGACAACTGCACCCACTGACATCAGATCCACCAAAGCACCACCCACACCAA GAAACCCCTGTTTGTCAAGCCCTTGCATGAACGGAGGGATGTGTGGGAGCCACAAAGGCCATCAATTCACCTGCCACTGTCAGCAGGCGTGGACAGGATCAACCTGTGACCAGG ATATCGATGAGTGTGAGAGGGACCCCTGTCCTGTCGGGTCCAGGTGTGTGAACACCCGAGGTTCCTTCAGCTGTGAATGTCCCCTCGGCTTCGACCTGGAGGATGGACGCACATGCAccagag CAAAGACGTTTCTGGGAACATTCACCGTTAACAGACTGCCACATGACCCCGTTTTCTTCAAGAGCAACACCATGCATGAGATCCACAGAGAGATCATTCATCTG CTCAACGCCTCGTTGTCAGTCCTCCGGGGTTACAGCCGCTCACTGCTGAGTAAGAA GGAAGAGGACGGGCTTCATATCTCAGCTGTCAACATGTTTTCTATTTCCGCTGATGTAACGAGTGCTGAAGTCTACAACAGCATCCAGATGTTTCTCAGCAACTGCAGCTCCTCAGTGGCCCACTGCCGCATGGTCCTGCTCCACCAGCTCACCTATCACG AGgagagtctgtgtgtggctCAGAAGACTCAGTGTAATATGGAGCGCTCAGCCTGCACAGACCACAGCGGCACAGCCCACTGCCAGTGTCTTCAGGGATACTATAAACACAACCCTGACGACCTGTCCTGCTTAG aaTGCGGGGATGGCTACAAGCTGGAAAACGGCACCTGCGTTCC GTGCACGTTTGGATTTGGAGGATTCAACTGTGGAAATT TTTACAAGCTGATTGCAGTTGTGGTGTCGCCTGCAGGGGGCGCtctgctcctcatcctcatcatcgcTCTTATTGTCACCTGTTGCAA GAAAGACAAGAACGACATCAACAAGATCATCTTCAAGAGCGGAGACATGCAGATGTCCCCCTATGTAGACTTCCCAAAAAGTAATCGCATATCCATGGAGTGGGGCAGGGAGACCATAGAGATGCAAGAGAACGGCAGCACCAAGAACCTGCTGCAGATGACTGACATTTACTACTCT CCCGCGTTACGTAACTCGGACCTGGAGAGAAACGGTCTGTACCCGTTCACGGGCCTCCCAGGTTCTCGCCACTCGTGCATCTACCCCGCCCAGTGGAACCCCTCGTTCATCAGCGACGACTCACGAAGAAGAGACTATTTCTGA
- the LOC124066778 gene encoding taste receptor type 2 member 1-like — MDFLTSCLVNGPLVFLNFLANAFFLFCMVCPLHGEKIKQPLKLLLWTFIYCTVTYMISVLINFCVTYAPLMLASYTVFVFSLSTHMTTSVWLNFFYYAQIVPARRATFIWIKKNIKSVIFFAWLVDKMFCSLDVCVVLADYIALLNYRSHALSYNITMHDDTIYLEIPSFQQDVIAILICFMRAKFIISLCIMVLSSGSTVVYLCKHMQRMVANGQPFSCPRFKSQLRVTTTGLLQGVLFVICAMFTVYKYFSQDILTGSQSGYSFTHFTVINVYMVGTTFSLGAGQSVFRQRAEDMWFRAVQWLKAPEVQQSKQEGR, encoded by the coding sequence ATGGACTTCCTAACCAGTTGCCTGGTTAACGGGcctcttgtttttctcaacTTTCTGGCCAatgcatttttcctcttttgcatGGTCTGTCCACTTCATGGAGAAAAGATCAAACAACCTCTGAAGCTTCTCCTGTGGACCTTCATTTACTGTACAGTGACTTACATGATATCAGTTCTGATAAATTTCTGCGTAACTTACGCCCCTTTGATGCTAGCCTCATATACGGTGTTTGTCTTCAGTTTGTCCACACACATGACCACGTCAGTTTGGCTGAACTTCTTCTACTACGCCCAGATCGTACCTGCACGGAGAGCCACCTTCATCTGGATTAAGAAGAACATCAAATCCGTCATTTTCTTTGCTTGGCTTGTtgacaaaatgttctgttcTCTTGACGTTTGTGTTGTGCTTGCAGACTACATCGCTTTGCTTAATTATCGTTCCCATGCCCTGAGTTACAATATCACAATGCATGATGACACAATATATTTAGAAATTCCTTCATTTCAGCAAGATGTGATAGccattttaatttgctttatgAGGGCCAAATTCATCATCAGTCTTTGTATCATGGTGCTGTCTAGTGGTTCTACTGTAGTCTACctgtgcaaacacatgcagcGTATGGTAGCAAATGGACAGCCCTTCTCATGCCCGCGGTTCAAAAGTCAGTTGAGGGTCACCACCACCGGCCTCCTACAGGGAGTCTTATTTGTGATATGTGCTATGTTTACTGTGTACAAGTATTTTTCTCAGGATATTTTAACTGGGTCTCAGTCAGGCTATTCATTTACCCATTTCACTGTCATCAACGTGTACATGGTAGGAACTACATTCAGCCTGGGAGCTGGTCAGAGCGTGTTCAGGCAGAGAGCAGAAGACATGTGGTTCAGGGCAGTTCAATGGCTCAAAGCACCTGAGGTACAACAGTCCAAACAGGAAGGACGATAA